The proteins below are encoded in one region of Styela clava chromosome 4, kaStyClav1.hap1.2, whole genome shotgun sequence:
- the LOC120326442 gene encoding uncharacterized protein LOC120326442, which yields MSFSGIINAVISPPKIVHVSSSSSRCSRNNKVNAQEKPLDLRYFIDVGNKKIEILNSVFTKICLRKNFEIRFFAMYLNILEANGSMYGDPSNESWSANSFVKDRFENVEVLFSSGEEAMKKIKIQTDLLSDICMGQRMTVYVIENNSENNSIYCPS from the exons ATGAGTTTTTCTGGAATAATAAATGCAGTGATTTCACCACCTAAAATAGTTCACGTTTCTTCATCGTCATCCAGATGTTCAAGGAATAATAAAGTAAATGCTCAAGAGAAACCATTAGATCTGCGATACTTCA ttgatGTCGGAAACAAGAAGATCGAGATTCTAAACTcagttttcacaaaaatatgtttgcgcaaaaattttgaaatcagattttttgcaatgtatttaaatattctAGAGGCAAATGGATCAATGTATGGAG ATCCATCTAATGAATCATGGAGCGCAAACAGTTTTGTCAAAGATCGGTTTGAAAATGTTGAAGTTTTGTTCAGTTCTGGGGAAGAAGCAATGAAAAAGATAAAGATCCAAACAGACTTACTTTCTGATATTTGTATGGGACAAAGAATGACTGTTTAcgttattgaaaataattcagAAAACAACAGTATTTACTGTCCAAGTTGA